Proteins from a single region of Sandaracinaceae bacterium:
- a CDS encoding SDR family oxidoreductase yields MAVDEELRKRLMIVAGRLVRPSRDDRKRRVKEERRARRRDKRTADEAQLNATGIRRKREEPVYVTPRAPALRMGSAAGPVEEQLRDLDAVDAFEAAGAPTSDEARERGGGARRVEDGVAPEPEGPRVQEARVCYVCKTSYETLHHFYDQLCPACGDFGFAKRQQTADLRGRVVLITGARVKIGYQAAIMLLRAGAHVVVTTRFPRDAAARYAREEDFEDFRDRLEVHGLDLRHTPSVELFAQHLTDTLPTLDFIVHNACQTVRRPPGFYGHLVDGERESARLSPAAESLVAAHEAFKRTSSADALSTRGDVPQLLDAAGIHHAATLSQVPLVAGDDDRSAALFPPDQLDADLQQRDLRDHNSWRLTLAEVPTVELLEVQLVNAIAPFVLNARLKPLMTRMRTGDKHIVNVSAMEGQFYRAFKTDKHPHTNMAKAALNMMTRTSAIDYVRDGIHMNSVDTGWVSDEDPVGLAAYKQVVHRFHPPLDIVDGAARIVDPILHGVNTGEHVWGQFLKDYRPVPW; encoded by the coding sequence ATGGCCGTGGACGAGGAGCTGCGGAAGCGCCTGATGATCGTGGCCGGACGTCTCGTACGACCGAGCCGTGACGATCGTAAGCGCCGCGTGAAGGAAGAGCGACGGGCGCGCCGGCGGGACAAGCGCACGGCGGACGAGGCGCAGCTCAACGCGACGGGCATTCGTCGCAAGCGCGAGGAGCCGGTCTATGTGACCCCCCGTGCGCCGGCACTGCGCATGGGGTCCGCCGCGGGCCCCGTCGAGGAGCAGCTGCGCGACCTCGACGCCGTCGACGCGTTCGAGGCCGCGGGCGCACCGACATCCGACGAGGCCCGTGAGCGGGGGGGCGGTGCGCGGCGAGTGGAAGACGGGGTCGCGCCCGAGCCCGAAGGGCCGCGCGTGCAAGAGGCGCGCGTCTGCTACGTGTGCAAGACGTCGTACGAGACGCTGCACCACTTCTACGATCAGCTCTGCCCTGCGTGTGGCGACTTCGGGTTTGCCAAGCGTCAGCAGACGGCCGATCTGCGGGGCCGCGTCGTGCTCATCACGGGCGCGCGCGTCAAGATCGGCTACCAAGCGGCCATCATGCTCCTGCGCGCAGGAGCTCACGTGGTGGTCACCACCCGCTTCCCGCGTGACGCCGCGGCGCGCTACGCCCGTGAAGAAGACTTCGAAGACTTCCGCGACCGCCTCGAGGTGCATGGCCTGGACCTGCGCCACACGCCGAGCGTCGAGCTGTTCGCGCAGCACCTCACGGACACGCTCCCCACGCTGGACTTCATCGTCCACAACGCCTGCCAGACCGTGCGCCGCCCGCCGGGGTTCTACGGTCACCTCGTGGACGGCGAGCGCGAGTCTGCGCGCCTGTCGCCTGCGGCCGAGTCCCTCGTGGCCGCCCACGAAGCGTTCAAGCGCACCTCTTCGGCAGACGCGCTCAGCACGCGCGGCGACGTGCCGCAGCTCTTGGACGCTGCGGGCATCCATCACGCCGCCACCCTCAGCCAGGTGCCGCTGGTGGCAGGTGACGACGACCGCAGCGCGGCGTTGTTCCCACCCGACCAGCTCGACGCCGACCTGCAGCAGCGCGATCTGCGCGACCACAACAGCTGGCGGCTGACCCTGGCCGAGGTGCCTACGGTGGAGCTGCTCGAGGTCCAGCTCGTCAACGCCATCGCGCCCTTCGTGCTGAACGCACGGCTCAAGCCGCTCATGACGCGCATGCGCACGGGGGACAAACACATCGTCAATGTGTCGGCCATGGAGGGGCAGTTCTACCGTGCCTTCAAGACCGACAAGCACCCGCACACCAACATGGCCAAGGCCGCGCTGAACATGATGACGCGCACGTCCGCCATCGACTACGTGCGTGACGGCATCCACATGAACAGCGTGGACACGGGCTGGGTCAGCGACGAAGATCCAGTGGGCCTCGCCGCCTACAAGCAGGTGGTGCACCGCTTCCACCCACCACTCGACATCGTGGACGGCGCCGCGCGCATCGTGGACCCCATCCTGCACGGCGTGAACACGGGCGAGCACGTGTGGGGCCAGTTCCTGAAGGACTACCGACCCGTCCCGTGGTGA
- a CDS encoding YceI family protein, translated as MTRARALRSLLVLSLLAIPVVAYAQARTFTVGSGSRIAFTSNAPLETINGSSSSVRGSVSVNPANLGSVSGRIEVPVRTLRTGLDLRDEHLHGDGWLDAARYPNAVFEITGVEGASSLTPNQEARVTVVGRFTLHGQTHPVRAETRVKLVTGDGPDHLRVRSRFTVNLPQYGVSVPALVRAKVSDNISVNITLRANAS; from the coding sequence ATGACCCGCGCCCGCGCCCTTCGAAGCCTCTTGGTCCTCAGCCTGCTCGCCATCCCCGTCGTGGCCTATGCCCAAGCCCGCACGTTCACCGTCGGGAGCGGCAGCCGCATCGCGTTCACGTCGAACGCCCCCCTCGAGACCATCAACGGCTCCAGCTCGAGCGTGCGCGGCAGCGTCTCGGTCAACCCTGCCAACCTCGGCAGCGTCAGCGGTCGCATCGAGGTGCCGGTGCGCACGCTGCGCACCGGCCTCGACCTGCGTGATGAGCACCTCCACGGCGACGGCTGGCTCGACGCCGCCCGCTACCCCAACGCCGTGTTCGAGATCACGGGCGTCGAGGGCGCCTCGTCGCTCACGCCCAACCAGGAGGCCCGCGTCACGGTCGTCGGTCGCTTCACGTTGCACGGCCAGACGCACCCCGTGCGCGCCGAGACGCGCGTCAAGCTCGTGACGGGTGACGGCCCGGACCACCTGCGCGTGCGCAGCCGCTTCACGGTCAACCTGCCGCAGTACGGCGTGTCGGTCCCGGCGCTGGTGCGCGCCAAGGTCAGCGACAACATCAGCGTGAACATCACGCTGCGCGCCAACGCCAGCTGA
- a CDS encoding class I SAM-dependent methyltransferase: MLPSDPRRFDAAYYQRHYEDAATAVSSAEETLTLVRFVCSYLEYLGVAVETALDLGCGVGRWRDALAQVDASIDYTGVEVSEYLCGEYEWVHSSIAAYDGEPADLVICQGVLQYLPAREARQAIKTLARVTEGALYLEALTTTDWEQNVSQEVTDGDVHLRPPEWYTQQLSKHFRSVGGGVFVPRDAGVVLFELERGAF, encoded by the coding sequence ATGCTCCCGTCGGACCCGCGCCGCTTCGACGCGGCGTACTACCAGCGGCACTACGAGGACGCCGCGACGGCGGTGAGCTCGGCCGAAGAGACGCTCACGCTGGTGCGCTTCGTGTGCTCCTATCTCGAGTACCTCGGCGTAGCGGTGGAGACGGCGCTCGATCTCGGCTGCGGCGTGGGGCGCTGGCGCGACGCGCTCGCGCAGGTGGACGCGAGCATCGACTACACGGGCGTGGAGGTCAGCGAGTACCTCTGTGGCGAGTACGAGTGGGTGCACAGCTCGATCGCCGCGTACGACGGCGAGCCCGCCGACCTGGTCATCTGCCAGGGCGTGCTGCAGTACCTGCCGGCGCGCGAGGCCCGTCAGGCCATCAAGACGCTCGCGCGGGTGACGGAAGGGGCGCTCTACCTGGAGGCGCTCACCACGACCGACTGGGAGCAGAACGTGTCGCAGGAGGTCACGGACGGCGACGTCCACCTGCGCCCGCCCGAGTGGTACACGCAGCAGCTCAGCAAGCACTTCCGCAGCGTGGGCGGCGGCGTGTTCGTGCCGCGCGACGCGGGGGTGGTGCTGTTCGAGCTAGAGCGCGGCGCCTTCTGA
- a CDS encoding protein kinase has product MTEANNQVVGGRYEVVREIARGGMGVVYEARHRMTKKQVALKVLFPHIGKDTGARQRFLREVSAPAQIGHPGIVEVYDADYDASDGSLFVAMEMLSGDTFRDWLGRGGHTRAAVLDIFEEMLEALAAAHRNGIVHRDLKPENVILAQQRDGSLKVKLLDFGIARDLDKSSENVTQTGIAMGTPHYMAPEQAMSARGVTAAADVWAMGAMMYEALSGRTPFIGETASAIVVHACTAPHPPLAEVAPSTPPALAALVDRCLAKNAVERPQDAGSLLDELRRVRGSAASTAVSPPVAPTNSWGTPMPTPMSATAQGGPETAPSPAPFGTAGGGYAAGGNTPGGFGAPGGNTPGGFGAPGGNTPGGFGAPGGNTPGGFGTPGPSGGFGSSGGTHTTPASPVTYGAPSSPSGGSNAAWIVGGAGIGLVLLALVGGGAWFLLGRGNSGSEPLVAGPTDPVTPPTTANPATLGNPPPVAGATGSIIVITNITGGQLLVDGSPLGDAQHGREVSVLAGAHQVAISQAGTIVAQQNVTVLANVPTQVQLVGGAQVPAVPTVPTTPTTPADVRSGTLAAGDSTLNSGEFVDRHNFQFTAGQRYAIDARSGQFDTYLIIKPPTGAQIDNDDRNQAAGTDAGYDLDVTQTGTWQVLVTSFRPGETGSYTLSVQQVR; this is encoded by the coding sequence GTGACGGAAGCGAACAATCAGGTCGTGGGGGGCCGCTACGAGGTGGTTCGTGAGATCGCGCGCGGCGGCATGGGCGTCGTGTACGAGGCCCGCCACCGCATGACCAAGAAGCAGGTGGCGCTCAAGGTGCTCTTCCCGCACATCGGGAAGGACACGGGCGCCCGTCAGCGCTTCCTCCGCGAGGTGAGCGCGCCGGCGCAGATTGGACACCCCGGCATCGTCGAGGTGTACGACGCCGACTACGACGCCAGCGACGGCAGCCTGTTCGTGGCGATGGAGATGCTCAGCGGAGACACGTTCCGCGACTGGCTGGGCCGTGGCGGCCACACGCGCGCGGCGGTGCTGGACATCTTCGAGGAGATGCTGGAGGCGCTGGCCGCGGCGCACCGCAACGGCATCGTCCACCGCGACCTGAAGCCGGAGAACGTCATCCTCGCGCAGCAACGCGACGGCAGCCTGAAGGTGAAGCTGCTGGACTTCGGCATCGCACGCGACCTGGACAAGAGCAGCGAGAACGTCACGCAGACGGGCATCGCGATGGGCACGCCGCACTACATGGCGCCAGAGCAAGCCATGAGTGCGCGAGGCGTGACGGCGGCAGCGGACGTGTGGGCCATGGGTGCGATGATGTACGAGGCGCTCAGCGGCCGCACTCCGTTCATCGGCGAGACCGCCAGCGCCATCGTGGTGCACGCCTGCACGGCCCCGCACCCGCCGCTGGCCGAGGTGGCCCCGAGCACGCCCCCCGCGCTGGCGGCGCTGGTGGACCGCTGTCTCGCAAAGAACGCGGTCGAGCGCCCACAGGACGCCGGCAGCCTGCTGGACGAGCTACGGCGCGTGCGGGGTTCGGCGGCGTCGACTGCGGTTTCCCCGCCCGTCGCGCCGACCAACTCCTGGGGGACACCCATGCCCACTCCAATGAGCGCCACGGCGCAAGGGGGGCCCGAGACCGCACCCTCGCCCGCGCCCTTCGGGACGGCGGGAGGTGGGTATGCGGCCGGTGGGAACACACCCGGCGGTTTCGGTGCACCTGGCGGGAACACACCTGGCGGTTTCGGTGCACCTGGCGGGAACACACCCGGCGGTTTCGGTGCACCTGGCGGGAACACACCCGGCGGCTTCGGGACCCCCGGACCGTCGGGCGGCTTCGGCTCGAGCGGTGGAACGCACACCACCCCGGCGAGCCCCGTGACGTACGGCGCGCCCAGCAGCCCCAGCGGTGGTAGCAACGCGGCCTGGATCGTTGGAGGTGCAGGTATCGGCCTGGTGCTGCTGGCGCTGGTGGGCGGCGGAGCGTGGTTCCTGCTCGGGCGTGGAAATAGCGGCTCGGAGCCCCTGGTGGCGGGACCGACCGACCCTGTGACGCCCCCCACCACGGCGAACCCCGCCACGCTGGGGAATCCGCCTCCGGTGGCTGGTGCGACGGGTAGCATCATCGTGATCACCAACATCACGGGTGGGCAGCTGCTCGTGGACGGATCTCCTCTCGGTGATGCGCAGCACGGGCGCGAAGTGTCCGTCCTCGCGGGGGCGCACCAGGTGGCCATATCCCAGGCAGGGACCATCGTCGCGCAGCAGAACGTCACGGTGCTCGCCAACGTCCCGACGCAGGTGCAGCTGGTCGGTGGGGCGCAGGTCCCCGCGGTGCCCACGGTGCCGACCACCCCCACCACGCCTGCTGACGTCCGCAGCGGGACGCTCGCCGCGGGGGACTCCACGCTCAACTCGGGCGAGTTCGTGGACCGGCACAACTTCCAGTTCACTGCCGGGCAGCGCTACGCCATCGACGCGCGCTCGGGGCAGTTCGACACCTACCTCATCATCAAGCCTCCAACTGGCGCCCAGATCGACAACGACGACCGCAACCAGGCCGCCGGTACCGACGCGGGCTACGACCTGGACGTGACGCAGACCGGCACCTGGCAGGTGCTGGTCACCAGCTTCCGCCCTGGGGAGACAGGCTCGTACACGCTGAGCGTACAGCAGGTCCGCTAG